In Desulfovibrio desulfuricans, the genomic window TACAGATGGCGGTGATGCCTCATCAGGCGGTTACCAGGCGCAACGCCCAGTGTCTGGAACACCTGCATCTGCGCCCTGAAGGCATACTGCGCCTGCTCTGTGCTGCGCGCCGTGGAAATCTGGGCGTTATGCCTGCGATAAAACCCGAGCACATCATCCACATTGGCAAAAGCCATCTGCGGATGACGCAGAAATATCCTGAGGTAAAGCTCGTAATCCAGAGCGCAGACCATTTTTTCAGAGTACTGTATGCCGAGGCGGGAAAAAAGATCCCCGTCAAAGGTCACAAAAGGATGCGCCATCGGCGCTTTGAAAAGCAAGTTGGCCTTGATGCTTTCTGAATCAAGAGGCAGCCTGATAAGCCCGCCCTCACCGGATGGCAAAAACGCCACAAAATGGCACCCACAGATACCAATATCGGGGTTTGCCTGCATGATCTGAAGCTGCTTTTCCAGGCGCTGTGGAGCGCAGATGTCGTCCGCATCCATATGCGCCCAGTACCGCCCCCGGCACTGGGACATAAGCCGGTTGAGGCTGCGCGCGATGCCCTGCCCCTCCATATTGCGCAAAACCTGCACGCGCGGGTCCTGCACGCCCATCATGACGTCGTAGGTTTTGTCGGTGGAGCCATCATCCAGCATGAGCAATTCAAAATCGTCAACCGTCTGGTCGAGCATGGAGCGCATGGCCTGCTCCACATACTCCTGCACATTGCGGCCTGCAGCAAAAAAAGACACCAGCGGTCTGCTGCTATGGCTCGGGCATGGCGCGCCCGCAACATCCTCGCCCTGTAGATCCGGCATTATCCCCCCCCCTGAAAAGACGCAAGGCCGCAAAGGCACTCTTTTCCACCTTCCCTTGCATGCAATCTCGATACCAGCGCGGATGGGCAAGCTTGCCGTTTCAGAAGAAGCGTCCGCTTCAGGCAACCTGGCTCAGGCGCGCAGCGCATGGGGGCAATGCGGAAGGCCCATCCTGAGGGTAACATACGCCCATTCTGCTGCACGAGGGTACCCGGCAATAAAAAACCGGATACCCTCGCCGCTCAAATCAACCCGGGCACTTGTGGCAAAACTGCCCGTTGCGCGAGGTTTTGACTATAAAACGCCTGTTAGCCCATAGCCCGTTGCAGCCGGGCAAGGGTTTCCTGCTTGCCCAGAAAGGCCATGATTTCATTGAGGTGCGAACCGCCCATAAAGCCCATGAGGGCCGTGCGCAGGGGCGGGGCCACTTCCTTGAACTTCAGCCCGTTGTCGGCCACATAGGCGTTGAGCGCGGCCTCAAGGGCTTCAGCGGTAAAAGGCTCGCAAGCGGCAAAAACAGCCGAGAGGGCCTGCAAATGTGCCTTGCCCGCATCGGTAAAATGCTTGGCCGTATCCTTCTCCACATAGCTGAGTTCTGCGGCAGGCACCACCAGCGGACGGAAGGCCTCGCCCAACGCCTTGAGGTTGTTGGCCCGCTCGCGGAACATGACGCACAGTGGCTCAAGCTTTTCCTGCGGCAATGCGCCAAGCCCGGCCTCTTCCACAAAGGGGGCAACCAGCGCCGCCAGTTCGGGCAGGGGCAGCTCGCGCATAAAATGGGCATTGCACCATTCCAGCTTGGCCGGGTCAAAGGCCGCGGCGGCAGGGTTCAGGTTGGTGCCGTCAAAATATTCGATCAGTTCTTCCTTGGTGAACAGCTCCTGATTGCCGTGCGACCAGCCAAGCCGCACCAGGTAGTTCACCAGAGCCTGCGGCAGCAGGCCGTCCTGCTGATACTCAATGACCGCCCGCGCGCCGTGGCGCTTGGAGAGCTTTTGCCGATCCGGGCCAAGAATCATGGGCACATGCCCAAAACGGGGCACGGGCAGGCCCAGAGCTTCATAAATAAGAATCTGGCGCGGCGTGTTGGAAACGTGGTCGTCGCCGCGAACAACATGGGTGATGCCCATTTCGTAGTCGTCCACCACCACGGCCATATTGTAGGTGGGCATGCCGTCAGCGCGGCGGATAACCATGTCGTCCAGCTCGGTGACATCCACGGCTATCTTGCCCTTCACCAGATCGTCAAAAACCACCTTGCCCGCCACAGGCGCCTTGAGGCGCACGCAATGGCCCTCGCCGGGGCCGAGATTCCGTTCGCGGCAGCGCCCGTTATAGCGCGGCTTGAGGCCGTTCTGGCGGGCTTCTTCGCGCATGGCTTCCACTTCTTCCGGCGTGCAGGAGCACCAGTAGGCGTGGCCTGTTTCCAGCAGCTTGTCCACATAGCGGTTGTACACATCGGCCCGCTGGGTCTGGTAGGTCAGTTCGCCGTCCCAGTCCAGCCCAAGCCAGCGCATGGAGGCCAGGATGGAATCGGTATATTCCTGCTTGGAGCGCAGCAAATCAGTGTCTTCAATGCGCAGGTGAAAACGTCCGCCGGAGTGGCGGGCCAGAAGCCAGCAAAAAATGGCGGTACGTGCGCCGCCTATGTGCAGATGCCCTGTCGGGCTGGGTGCAAATCGGGTTACCACTTGAGTCATGTTGCTTTCCTTGAAACTGGCGTTGGGGGGAAGGTCGCGCATGGGCGGCTGAGTGTCAAGAGCCGCTGCGCAAGTGCAGGAGGCTTTGCCCCTTTCGGCAAGCCAGCTGCCGCCCGCAGAGCATCAGACATTTCTACTCTGCCGGGCCTCGGCTGAACTGTTTGAGTG contains:
- a CDS encoding glycosyltransferase family 2 protein, whose translation is MSFFAAGRNVQEYVEQAMRSMLDQTVDDFELLMLDDGSTDKTYDVMMGVQDPRVQVLRNMEGQGIARSLNRLMSQCRGRYWAHMDADDICAPQRLEKQLQIMQANPDIGICGCHFVAFLPSGEGGLIRLPLDSESIKANLLFKAPMAHPFVTFDGDLFSRLGIQYSEKMVCALDYELYLRIFLRHPQMAFANVDDVLGFYRRHNAQISTARSTEQAQYAFRAQMQVFQTLGVAPGNRLMRHHRHLYGGAPVETAEDMSGLVDWAVTLRMANATRKLFSPDLFNALLYGRLEAAMQRSPHLAQPHLWRLQKWDH
- the gltX gene encoding glutamate--tRNA ligase — translated: MTQVVTRFAPSPTGHLHIGGARTAIFCWLLARHSGGRFHLRIEDTDLLRSKQEYTDSILASMRWLGLDWDGELTYQTQRADVYNRYVDKLLETGHAYWCSCTPEEVEAMREEARQNGLKPRYNGRCRERNLGPGEGHCVRLKAPVAGKVVFDDLVKGKIAVDVTELDDMVIRRADGMPTYNMAVVVDDYEMGITHVVRGDDHVSNTPRQILIYEALGLPVPRFGHVPMILGPDRQKLSKRHGARAVIEYQQDGLLPQALVNYLVRLGWSHGNQELFTKEELIEYFDGTNLNPAAAAFDPAKLEWCNAHFMRELPLPELAALVAPFVEEAGLGALPQEKLEPLCVMFRERANNLKALGEAFRPLVVPAAELSYVEKDTAKHFTDAGKAHLQALSAVFAACEPFTAEALEAALNAYVADNGLKFKEVAPPLRTALMGFMGGSHLNEIMAFLGKQETLARLQRAMG